In Deltaproteobacteria bacterium, a single genomic region encodes these proteins:
- a CDS encoding cation-transporting P-type ATPase — protein MEASRVVKPVHTAVPGRVRLHVTGLYRSQDLKRHLESRLRDEKLISQAKANPLTGHLLVTFPATQELAQVISIVEAVVKSRNGSKPVVGVGKTLSLSAYDPPNRSTKKKKSAISRRRLVRLVSTSEEQKALAWHLMESDEVARFLETSPRDGLSSIVAQERFRRFGPNVLPEAVPRSGLKIFFGQFASVPVALLGLASGISALTGGLMDAAVILGVVVINAIIGYITESQAEKTIHSLKTLVRPRAIAIREGKLLEIGAEEIVPGDLIVLRPGNYIPADARIVESARLSIDESALTGEGIPVGKNPLRIASEGSIPLSDRTNMCYMGTLVTGGQGLAIAVATGRYTEMGRIQTLVGEAQVPETPMERQLDAIGTRLVAISGVLCGLVFVLGLLRGHGLLPMLKTAISLAVAAVPEGLPTVATTTLALGVRDMRRHNILIRHLDAIEALGAIQVICLDKTGTITENRMKVVELYAGEKVVPIHGQWSLAPCPQDGLDIADELRGILVVCALCNESEIIPRNGNDFEIQGTPTENSLLALAVQGGIDIHRLKTNTPRVKILHRAEQRNFMVTVHRLPSGRHFVAVKGSPSEVLALCRTWILEGAQCPLEEEDIMRIRMQNERMAGRALRVLGVAYKFLDGDPLPDDEVLTQDLTWLGLTGMTDPIRPGVKELIRRFHRAGIDTVMITGDQSPTAFAVGKELEISGEDKLVILDSSNISNLDPQALQGLAVRASIFSRVSPANKLEIVQALQGAGKVVAMTGDGVNDSPALRAADVGVAMGETGTDVAREVADVVIEDDRIETMILAISRGRTIYANVRKSLGYLLSTNMSEIMVSFVSNILGTGQPLTEMQLLWINLVTDIFPGLALSMEAPEADVLDHPPRDPREAIVRRDDMHRIGREAAIISVSTLGAYGYGILRHGVGPGASAMAFLSLTTSQLLHAYSCRSETKNAFEVASRPNPYLHAAVGGSLALQGAALFLPGLRSLLGIGAIGAVDAVVTGCAACLPFLINESIKKRKRPSP, from the coding sequence ATGGAGGCATCGCGTGTCGTCAAGCCGGTCCATACGGCCGTTCCGGGAAGGGTACGTCTTCACGTCACCGGCCTTTACCGCTCCCAGGACCTGAAGCGTCATCTCGAAAGCCGTCTGCGTGACGAGAAGTTGATCTCCCAGGCCAAGGCCAACCCCTTGACCGGTCACCTTCTCGTCACGTTTCCGGCGACTCAGGAACTTGCGCAGGTCATCTCCATTGTTGAAGCGGTCGTCAAATCGAGGAACGGTTCAAAACCCGTTGTAGGAGTAGGGAAAACCCTCTCTCTATCTGCATACGATCCCCCGAACCGATCCACTAAAAAGAAGAAATCCGCAATCTCCAGGCGTCGGCTCGTCAGGCTGGTCAGTACATCTGAGGAACAAAAGGCCCTTGCTTGGCACCTCATGGAGTCTGACGAGGTGGCACGGTTTCTCGAGACCTCGCCCCGCGACGGCCTTTCCTCCATCGTGGCCCAAGAACGTTTCCGAAGGTTTGGCCCGAATGTCCTGCCAGAGGCGGTTCCCCGTTCAGGGCTCAAGATCTTTTTCGGGCAGTTTGCCTCGGTTCCCGTGGCACTCCTCGGTTTGGCATCTGGCATCTCTGCCCTCACGGGCGGACTTATGGACGCTGCCGTCATCCTTGGGGTCGTGGTCATCAACGCCATCATAGGCTACATAACCGAGAGTCAGGCGGAAAAGACCATCCACTCCCTTAAGACGCTCGTACGCCCCAGGGCCATTGCGATACGGGAAGGAAAACTCCTGGAGATCGGCGCTGAGGAGATCGTCCCCGGAGACCTCATCGTACTTCGGCCTGGAAACTACATCCCTGCCGACGCCCGCATCGTCGAGTCAGCAAGGTTGAGCATCGACGAATCCGCTCTCACCGGAGAAGGGATTCCGGTCGGGAAAAACCCTCTGCGCATCGCATCCGAAGGTAGTATTCCCTTGAGCGATCGGACGAACATGTGCTACATGGGCACCCTTGTTACCGGAGGACAGGGGCTTGCCATCGCCGTCGCCACGGGGCGTTACACGGAAATGGGCAGGATCCAGACCCTGGTCGGCGAGGCACAAGTGCCTGAGACACCCATGGAGCGCCAGCTTGACGCCATCGGGACCCGACTCGTGGCCATCTCCGGCGTCCTCTGCGGGCTCGTATTCGTTCTCGGTCTCCTTAGAGGCCACGGACTCCTGCCCATGCTCAAGACCGCCATTTCTCTCGCCGTGGCAGCGGTCCCAGAAGGCCTTCCCACCGTGGCCACAACGACCCTTGCCCTCGGGGTCCGTGACATGAGGCGTCACAACATCCTCATCCGGCATCTGGACGCCATCGAGGCCCTGGGCGCTATCCAGGTCATCTGCCTCGACAAGACCGGGACGATAACAGAAAACCGCATGAAGGTCGTGGAGCTTTACGCAGGCGAGAAGGTCGTCCCCATCCACGGGCAATGGTCCCTCGCTCCCTGCCCGCAGGATGGGCTTGACATCGCCGACGAGCTCAGGGGAATCCTCGTAGTATGCGCCCTCTGCAACGAAAGCGAGATCATTCCTCGCAACGGAAACGACTTCGAGATCCAGGGGACCCCCACGGAAAACTCCCTACTCGCCCTTGCCGTGCAGGGCGGTATCGACATCCATCGTCTCAAAACCAACACCCCTCGGGTCAAGATCCTTCATAGGGCCGAACAAAGGAACTTCATGGTGACCGTCCATCGCCTCCCCTCCGGTCGCCACTTCGTCGCCGTCAAGGGTAGCCCCTCGGAGGTGTTGGCCCTGTGCCGCACCTGGATCCTCGAAGGTGCGCAGTGCCCCCTCGAGGAAGAAGACATCATGAGGATCCGCATGCAGAACGAACGCATGGCAGGCAGGGCGCTCCGGGTCCTCGGGGTTGCCTACAAGTTCCTTGACGGGGATCCCCTTCCGGATGACGAGGTCCTCACACAGGACCTTACCTGGCTTGGGCTTACCGGCATGACGGATCCCATTCGGCCCGGGGTCAAGGAGCTCATCAGACGTTTCCACCGGGCGGGGATCGACACGGTCATGATCACCGGAGACCAGTCTCCGACCGCCTTTGCCGTGGGCAAGGAACTCGAGATCAGCGGAGAGGACAAACTGGTCATCCTCGATTCTTCCAACATCTCGAACCTCGATCCCCAGGCACTTCAAGGACTCGCCGTGCGGGCGAGCATCTTTTCTCGGGTGAGCCCAGCCAACAAGCTCGAGATCGTCCAGGCCCTCCAGGGGGCCGGAAAGGTCGTGGCCATGACCGGGGACGGGGTGAACGACAGCCCTGCCCTACGGGCGGCCGACGTGGGTGTGGCCATGGGAGAGACCGGGACCGACGTGGCCCGCGAGGTGGCTGACGTGGTCATCGAGGACGACCGGATCGAGACCATGATCCTTGCCATCTCCCGGGGCCGCACCATCTATGCCAATGTCCGCAAGTCCCTCGGGTATCTCCTTTCCACCAACATGAGCGAGATCATGGTCTCCTTTGTGTCGAACATCCTCGGGACCGGGCAGCCCCTGACGGAGATGCAGCTTCTCTGGATAAACCTCGTGACGGACATCTTTCCCGGCCTTGCCCTCTCCATGGAGGCCCCGGAGGCGGACGTCCTGGATCATCCCCCGCGGGATCCGCGAGAGGCGATCGTCAGGCGTGACGACATGCACCGAATCGGCCGGGAGGCGGCCATCATCAGCGTCTCCACGCTCGGGGCCTACGGCTACGGCATCCTCCGCCACGGTGTGGGCCCCGGGGCCAGCGCCATGGCCTTCCTGTCCCTCACCACCTCCCAGCTTCTACATGCGTACAGTTGCAGGTCTGAGACGAAAAACGCCTTCGAGGTCGCCTCCCGGCCCAACCCATATCTCCATGCGGCCGTGGGCGGATCCCTGGCCCTTCAGGGGGCAGCCCTTTTCCTTCCCGGCCTCCGCTCCCTCCTCGGAATAGGAGCGATCGGGGCCGTGGATGCGGTCGTTACGGGATGCGCCGCATGCCTCCCGTTCCTGATCAACGAGTCCATCAAAAAACGAAAAAGGCCATCGCCATGA
- the metK gene encoding methionine adenosyltransferase, with amino-acid sequence MRKDFLFTSESVTEGHPDKLCDQISDAIVDRFLQQDSLSSIIAECAISQSIVFLAVQFASTAVVDVPYVAREIINEVGYRDEAFSGRSCTALTSLKEQPLEEALRFDELAIDEDEIERIPVRNQANAFGYACNQTPVLMPMPIFLAHRLARKISRVRYTNILPYLTPDAKTQVGVEYKNGRPSRIQTITIQTCVKKSADPKRLFDDVKETVIDEVFKEEEIRPDADTNIDIRSDFSHLGCGPAVHSGLTGRKNAIDTYGEYARHSGAALSGKDPRRVDRIGAYAARYAAKNVVAAGIADECEVQVSYSVGRSRPVSILVETFGTGKVPDEEIVRLLSEHFEFRPAGILKQFRLRHLPRMIKGGFFKKLAAYGQVGRADLGLPWEMTDKAEILKDAASSIKSSLRRRKT; translated from the coding sequence ATGAGAAAGGATTTTCTCTTCACCTCAGAATCGGTCACGGAAGGACATCCGGACAAACTCTGTGACCAGATCAGCGACGCCATCGTGGACAGGTTCCTCCAGCAGGACTCCCTCTCGTCCATCATCGCCGAATGCGCCATCTCCCAGTCCATCGTCTTCCTCGCGGTCCAGTTCGCCTCGACAGCGGTTGTGGACGTCCCGTATGTGGCCAGGGAGATCATCAACGAGGTGGGCTACCGGGACGAGGCCTTCAGCGGACGGAGTTGCACAGCGCTCACGAGCCTCAAGGAACAGCCCCTCGAAGAAGCCCTCCGTTTCGACGAGCTGGCCATCGACGAGGACGAGATCGAGCGGATTCCGGTACGCAACCAGGCCAACGCCTTCGGCTATGCCTGCAATCAGACGCCTGTCCTCATGCCCATGCCCATCTTCCTTGCCCATCGGCTCGCCAGGAAGATCTCACGGGTCCGTTACACGAACATCCTTCCCTATCTCACGCCTGACGCCAAGACCCAGGTGGGGGTGGAATACAAAAATGGACGACCGAGCCGGATCCAGACCATCACGATCCAGACATGCGTGAAGAAATCGGCCGATCCCAAGAGGCTTTTCGACGACGTCAAGGAGACGGTCATCGACGAGGTCTTCAAGGAGGAGGAGATCCGCCCGGACGCAGACACGAACATCGACATCCGGTCCGATTTTTCCCATTTGGGGTGCGGGCCCGCGGTCCATTCAGGGCTCACCGGGCGAAAGAACGCCATCGACACCTACGGAGAATACGCCAGGCACAGCGGCGCCGCCCTGAGCGGCAAGGATCCGAGGCGTGTGGACCGCATAGGCGCCTATGCCGCGCGATACGCCGCAAAGAATGTGGTGGCCGCCGGGATCGCCGACGAGTGCGAGGTCCAGGTGAGCTATTCAGTCGGTCGATCCAGGCCTGTCAGCATCCTGGTCGAGACCTTCGGGACCGGCAAGGTCCCGGACGAGGAGATCGTGCGTCTCCTCTCTGAACACTTCGAGTTCCGTCCGGCCGGCATCCTCAAACAGTTCAGGCTTCGCCATCTGCCCCGCATGATAAAGGGCGGATTCTTCAAGAAACTGGCCGCGTACGGACAGGTCGGTCGGGCCGACCTGGGTCTTCCGTGGGAGATGACGGACAAGGCGGAGATCCTCAAAGACGCCGCCTCATCCATCAAATCCTCTCTGAGAAGACGTAAAACGTGA